The Geothrix sp. genome has a window encoding:
- a CDS encoding HD-GYP domain-containing protein, with the protein MTIKRVKVEDLKAGMYVHDLNCSWLEHGFIRQRFVLKHADQIQKMRDQGLNEIYIDTARGDDVAGALTQAEIEQGLEQRLRASAAGGAALAPARVSQREEAIAARSILGEAADVVQGLLQDVRLGKQLDPAKALPLVKAMRSSVLRNPGALISLSRIKDADTYTFQHSVSICALLVSFAQALGMDAATVEEAGLGGLLHDVGKMKVPNEILNKPGKLTEDEFAVMKSHADLGEAILKGVPGISSLVIRIAGEHHEKVSGGGYPRGIAAGEISQIGRMAAIVDVYDALTSNRVYHKGKEPSEVLKRLLEWSGSHLDGDLVQHFIRALGIYPVGSLVRLSGGRLAVVVEQGEDLLRPTVRVIFDASRKVRLHPRDLDLARGSEEIVDYEEPLAWGLDPVMFL; encoded by the coding sequence ATGACCATCAAACGGGTGAAGGTGGAGGACCTCAAGGCGGGCATGTATGTCCACGACCTCAATTGTAGCTGGCTTGAACATGGATTTATCCGGCAGCGTTTCGTGTTGAAGCATGCCGATCAGATTCAGAAGATGAGGGACCAGGGGCTGAATGAAATCTACATCGACACCGCCCGTGGGGACGATGTGGCGGGCGCCCTCACCCAGGCGGAGATCGAACAGGGCCTGGAGCAGCGGCTCAGGGCTTCGGCCGCGGGTGGGGCCGCACTCGCCCCGGCCCGCGTCTCCCAGCGGGAGGAGGCGATCGCCGCGCGGAGCATCCTGGGCGAAGCGGCCGATGTGGTGCAGGGGCTGCTCCAGGATGTGCGGCTTGGAAAGCAGCTGGATCCGGCCAAGGCCCTGCCCCTGGTGAAGGCGATGCGCTCCTCCGTGCTGCGGAACCCCGGGGCGCTGATCAGCCTGTCCCGCATCAAGGATGCCGATACTTACACCTTCCAGCACTCGGTGAGCATCTGCGCCCTGCTGGTGTCCTTCGCCCAGGCCCTGGGCATGGATGCCGCCACGGTGGAGGAGGCGGGTCTGGGCGGGCTGCTCCACGATGTGGGGAAGATGAAGGTCCCGAACGAGATCCTCAACAAGCCGGGAAAGCTGACGGAGGACGAGTTCGCCGTCATGAAGTCCCATGCCGACCTCGGCGAGGCGATCCTCAAGGGCGTGCCCGGGATCTCCAGCCTGGTCATCCGCATCGCCGGGGAGCATCACGAGAAGGTGTCCGGCGGCGGCTACCCCCGGGGGATCGCCGCCGGGGAGATCTCCCAGATCGGCCGCATGGCCGCCATCGTGGATGTCTACGACGCGCTTACCTCCAACCGCGTCTATCACAAGGGGAAGGAGCCCTCCGAGGTGCTGAAGCGGCTCCTGGAATGGAGCGGTTCGCACCTGGATGGCGACCTGGTGCAGCACTTCATCCGGGCCCTGGGCATCTACCCGGTGGGGTCGCTGGTGCGCCTGTCCGGGGGCCGGCTGGCCGTGGTGGTGGAGCAGGGGGAAGATCTGCTCCGGCCCACCGTGCGGGTGATCTTCGATGCGAGCCGCAAGGTGCGGCTGCATCCCAGGGATCTCGATCTGGCCCGCGGGAGCGAAGAGATCGTGGATTACGAGGAGCCCCTGGCCTGGGGCCTGGA